In Molothrus aeneus isolate 106 chromosome 13, BPBGC_Maene_1.0, whole genome shotgun sequence, a genomic segment contains:
- the MEX3B gene encoding RNA-binding protein MEX3B isoform X2: MERNGSGGGGGGGGGGGGETLDDQRALQIALDQLSLLGLDNDETGSIYDNEPRKKSVNMTECVPVPSSEHVAEIVGRQGCKIKALRAKTNTYIKTPVRGEEPLFVVTGRKEDVAMARREIISAAEHFSMIRASRNKNTALNGTVPGPPNLPGQTTIQVRVPYRVVGLVVGPKGATIKRIQQQTHTYIVTPSRDKEPVFEVTGMPENVDRAREEIEAHIAMRTGGIIELTDENDFHANGTDVGFELNGTGSLWSKPTPPSITPTPGRKPFCNYRNDSSSSLGSASTDSYFGGGTGGGGSARLADYSPPSPALSFSHNGNNNNNSANGYVYGGGGGDVLSSPDCCSELPFDSPPGFDLAPAPPPGAALLWPQFERGPAAPPSPAPSPAAAAAFPGAAPANANLALLVSGPRRGAAPPPARLSPPLHGSAAGTEHPLARRVRSDPGGRLLAASYPLYANGLGAHLPGLPSDSSASSSSSSSSSSSSSCSSSGVRRKGSRDCSVCFESEVIAALVPCGHNLFCMECANRICEKTEPQCPVCHSAVTQAIRIFS; encoded by the exons ATGGAGAGGaacgggagcggcggcggcggcggtggtggtggtggtggcggGGGAGAGACCCTGGATGACCAAAGAGCCCTTCAGATCGCCCTGgatcagctctccctgctggggctggacaACGACGAGACGGGCTCCATTTACGACAACGAGCCTCGGAAAAAGAGCGTGAACATGACTGAATGCGTGCCGGTGCCCAGCTCGGAACATGTCGCTGAGATAGTGGGGAGACAAG GTTGTAAAATCAAAGCTCTGCGGGCAAAGACCAACACCTACATCAAGACCCCGGTTCGCGGGGAGGAGCCGCTCTTTGTTGTGACGGGCAGAAAGGAAGATGTGGCCATGGCCCGCAGGGAGATCATCTCTGCGGCCGAGCACTTCTCCATGATCCGAGCCTCGCGGAACAAGAACACAGCCCTGAACGGCACCGTTCCCGGCCCCCCGAACCTGCCCGGCCAAACCACCATCCAGGTGCGGGTGCCTTATCGCGTGGTGGGCTTGGTCGTGGGGCCCAAGGGGGCGACCATCAAGCGCATCCAGCAGCAGACGCACACGTACATCGTGACCCCGAGCCGGGACAAGGAGCCGGTCTTTGAGGTGACAGGCATGCCAGAGAACGTGGACCGGGCCCGGGAGGAGATCGAGGCGCACATCGCCATGCGCACCGGCGGCATCATCGAGCTGACGGACGAGAACGACTTCCACGCCAACGGCACGGACGTGGGCTTCGAGCTGAACGGCACGGGCAGCCTCTGGAGCAAGCCCACGCCGCCCAGCATCACACCCACCCCGGGCCGCAAGCCCTTCTGCAACTACCGCAACGACAGCTCCAGCTCGCTGGGCAGCGCCTCCACCGACTCCTATTTCGGGGGCGGCACCGGGGGAGGCGGCAGCGCCCGCCTGGCCGACTACAGCCCCCCGAGCCCGGCGCTGAGCTTCTCGCACAAcggcaacaacaacaacaacagcgcCAACGGCTACGTGtacggcgggggcggcggcgacGTCCTCTCCTCCCCGGACTGCTGCTCCGAGCTGCCCTTCGACTCGCCGCCCGGCTTCGACCtggcgcccgccccgccgcccgggGCCGCCCTCCTCTGGCCGCAGTTcgagcgcggccccgccgcgccgccctcGCCCGCGCCCTcgcctgccgccgccgccgccttccCGGGCGCCGCGCCCGCCAATGCCAACCTGGCGCTGCTGGTGAGCGGCCCCCGGCgcggcgccgccccgcccccggcgcGGCTCTCCCCGCCCCTGCACGGCAGCGCGGCCGGCACCGAGCACCCGCTGGCGCGCCGGGTGCGCAGCGACCCCGGCGGGCGGCTGCTGGCCGCCTCCTACCCGCTGTACGCCAACGGGCTGGGCGCCCACCTGCCCGGGCTGCCCTCCGACTCCTCcgcctcctcgtcctcctcctccagctcctcgtccagctcctcctgctcttcctctggCGTGCGGCGGAAGGGCAGCCGCGACTGCTCGGTGTGCTTCGAGAGCGAGGTGATCGCGGCGCTGGTGCCCTGCGGCCACAACCTCTTCTGCATGGAGTGCGCCAACCGCATTTGCGAGAAGACGGAGCCGCAGTGCCCCGTGTGCCACAGCGCCGTCACCCAGGCCATCCGCATCTTCTCCTGA
- the MEX3B gene encoding RNA-binding protein MEX3B isoform X1: MPSSLFADMERNGSGGGGGGGGGGGGETLDDQRALQIALDQLSLLGLDNDETGSIYDNEPRKKSVNMTECVPVPSSEHVAEIVGRQGCKIKALRAKTNTYIKTPVRGEEPLFVVTGRKEDVAMARREIISAAEHFSMIRASRNKNTALNGTVPGPPNLPGQTTIQVRVPYRVVGLVVGPKGATIKRIQQQTHTYIVTPSRDKEPVFEVTGMPENVDRAREEIEAHIAMRTGGIIELTDENDFHANGTDVGFELNGTGSLWSKPTPPSITPTPGRKPFCNYRNDSSSSLGSASTDSYFGGGTGGGGSARLADYSPPSPALSFSHNGNNNNNSANGYVYGGGGGDVLSSPDCCSELPFDSPPGFDLAPAPPPGAALLWPQFERGPAAPPSPAPSPAAAAAFPGAAPANANLALLVSGPRRGAAPPPARLSPPLHGSAAGTEHPLARRVRSDPGGRLLAASYPLYANGLGAHLPGLPSDSSASSSSSSSSSSSSSCSSSGVRRKGSRDCSVCFESEVIAALVPCGHNLFCMECANRICEKTEPQCPVCHSAVTQAIRIFS; this comes from the exons ATGCCCAGCTCGCTTTTTGCAGACATGGAGAGGaacgggagcggcggcggcggcggtggtggtggtggtggcggGGGAGAGACCCTGGATGACCAAAGAGCCCTTCAGATCGCCCTGgatcagctctccctgctggggctggacaACGACGAGACGGGCTCCATTTACGACAACGAGCCTCGGAAAAAGAGCGTGAACATGACTGAATGCGTGCCGGTGCCCAGCTCGGAACATGTCGCTGAGATAGTGGGGAGACAAG GTTGTAAAATCAAAGCTCTGCGGGCAAAGACCAACACCTACATCAAGACCCCGGTTCGCGGGGAGGAGCCGCTCTTTGTTGTGACGGGCAGAAAGGAAGATGTGGCCATGGCCCGCAGGGAGATCATCTCTGCGGCCGAGCACTTCTCCATGATCCGAGCCTCGCGGAACAAGAACACAGCCCTGAACGGCACCGTTCCCGGCCCCCCGAACCTGCCCGGCCAAACCACCATCCAGGTGCGGGTGCCTTATCGCGTGGTGGGCTTGGTCGTGGGGCCCAAGGGGGCGACCATCAAGCGCATCCAGCAGCAGACGCACACGTACATCGTGACCCCGAGCCGGGACAAGGAGCCGGTCTTTGAGGTGACAGGCATGCCAGAGAACGTGGACCGGGCCCGGGAGGAGATCGAGGCGCACATCGCCATGCGCACCGGCGGCATCATCGAGCTGACGGACGAGAACGACTTCCACGCCAACGGCACGGACGTGGGCTTCGAGCTGAACGGCACGGGCAGCCTCTGGAGCAAGCCCACGCCGCCCAGCATCACACCCACCCCGGGCCGCAAGCCCTTCTGCAACTACCGCAACGACAGCTCCAGCTCGCTGGGCAGCGCCTCCACCGACTCCTATTTCGGGGGCGGCACCGGGGGAGGCGGCAGCGCCCGCCTGGCCGACTACAGCCCCCCGAGCCCGGCGCTGAGCTTCTCGCACAAcggcaacaacaacaacaacagcgcCAACGGCTACGTGtacggcgggggcggcggcgacGTCCTCTCCTCCCCGGACTGCTGCTCCGAGCTGCCCTTCGACTCGCCGCCCGGCTTCGACCtggcgcccgccccgccgcccgggGCCGCCCTCCTCTGGCCGCAGTTcgagcgcggccccgccgcgccgccctcGCCCGCGCCCTcgcctgccgccgccgccgccttccCGGGCGCCGCGCCCGCCAATGCCAACCTGGCGCTGCTGGTGAGCGGCCCCCGGCgcggcgccgccccgcccccggcgcGGCTCTCCCCGCCCCTGCACGGCAGCGCGGCCGGCACCGAGCACCCGCTGGCGCGCCGGGTGCGCAGCGACCCCGGCGGGCGGCTGCTGGCCGCCTCCTACCCGCTGTACGCCAACGGGCTGGGCGCCCACCTGCCCGGGCTGCCCTCCGACTCCTCcgcctcctcgtcctcctcctccagctcctcgtccagctcctcctgctcttcctctggCGTGCGGCGGAAGGGCAGCCGCGACTGCTCGGTGTGCTTCGAGAGCGAGGTGATCGCGGCGCTGGTGCCCTGCGGCCACAACCTCTTCTGCATGGAGTGCGCCAACCGCATTTGCGAGAAGACGGAGCCGCAGTGCCCCGTGTGCCACAGCGCCGTCACCCAGGCCATCCGCATCTTCTCCTGA